The nucleotide sequence TAAGAAACTTAACAGCTTATTATGGATACGTATCAGTAATGCCTGATCCATAAATATCATTTAATTTACATTAATATCCCACAGTATCAAACCATTAGATACTGTAAAAGATTCATTTTCGTACTTAGCTGGATACTACTGAGATGAAAGTAATGTAACAGGAGTGATTCATTAGAAAATATAAGGCAAATAATTTATTCCTACCGTCAGCAAAGCGCACCAAGGGAACATTAGCACTAATATTTATTAGTACTAAAAAATTACGCAGTTTGAGAGATTTGATTAACCGTCACTTTTGCCACAAAGCGGGCATTAGCACTTACTGGCTATAATTGAATTCAGATTAGTTTTTGTATCGATAACGCCGCAATGAGGAGCTAAACATTGTTTGCTAAAATGTGTAGCGAAGCGAAACCGAGCAAACTGTTTAGAGCTCTTATCCTTACCTCTAACATATTCATAAATCTTAAAAGATAATGGTAGAACTATTAATACAACTAATAGCCAGAAAGGTATGTGCTATAACATGATGTAATTCCCTTTAACCAACGCCCAAATAACAGACTAAAAATAGTGGGCTAAAATGGAGCGAAGCGAACAGTCCGCTGTTTTAGTCCTGATTCATTTGCTTATAGTTAGCTGTATTTGACACGAACTGCTTAAAAGATAATGACTTGAGGTAATTTGATAAACGGCTTTTGACTTGAGGAGTTAAACCTAAGCTAATTAGGAATGATGAAAATATAGAAATAAACAAGATGCTTTTAATAATTTTAGCACCTGTAAGCAACGTAACAACTATTAATAAAGCAACATAACCTATGCCAATTAATCCTAAGAAAAGACAAATCCCTTTAATATCATTATTCATAATAATTCCTTAACTAAATTTAAAAACAGCTTAATTCTAACTCAAAAATTTAAATATTCACTCAAAATAGCGAGTACTGCTAACGAGCCTGTAGAATTTCTCTTTTCGAAAATTCAGACGACATTTTACACTTTGGAGAAATTCTACAGCCTCAACGCCGTTTTAAGCGGCAAATTGTAGTTGGCTAAAATAAGTGAAGCACGAACAAAAAGCCAACTGTTTTTTGTCCTGCTTTAATGACTTATAGCATTACATTGTTTAGTCGTACTCTCTACACGCATGCCTTTTTAAATAATAAATTCTTGATCTATAAATTATATCAATATCTTCAGCTTCACTACGCGATAACTTCATTTTACGTAATGTTGACCCAGAGCCTAATACTCTAGAGGTATTTTTAGAACAATTGAAAATTCTCTTAGTATAATTGTCACCGTCAACTGTAATAGTTTTAATAATAAGATTTGGTTCTCTGTAAGAACCGCCTTGCTCAAGAATTTTGTACGTTTCTTTATGCTCCTTTGGCTCTTCAAAGCGATCACAGGCTATCAAGGAAAAGATTAAAATTAAGCCTAAAATATATTTCAATTTGGGTGCCTTGGTTAAGCGACAATAGGATAAGTTTACGGGTAATGCTAACGCCCAGCTTAAGCGGACAAAAATGGTTGGCTATACTTGTTGAGGCACGAAACAAAGCCAACTGTTTTGTTCCGTTTAAAGCCCTTAGGTTTGCATTCCATTCAACTGCGCAATAAACTCATCAAGCTCGGCATCGAATGTTTTAAACAGCTTACCAAAATACAAACTAAAGCTATTGTCTCCCTGAAGATGACAAGCATAAGCTTCATTTAAAGGTAAAACAGCAAAATCACCTAAACCTTCAAACTCAATATAAATATGGCTACTTCCATAAAAACGACTCAACTTCCAAACTGCGGAAATTGAGTAATCATCTCCTGTTAACTCTTCATCAACAGACCATTTATGTTTAGAGAGTTTATCTCTCAGAGCTTCAATATGTGCAATAGTCACAGTAAACCAACGCCCTGTTAACATGCAATAAAATAGTTGGTTAAAATAGGCGACGAAGGAGCAAAAACCAACTGTTTTTTGTCCTTGTTCAACAGCTTGTTATGTTTTATTTGACTCAAAATATTCAGTTAGATTTTTTAAATAAACCCTTCTGACATTATACGGTTTTCCATGTTGATTATTAGGAGAAACTTCTCTTAAGCCATAAATGTATTCAGGTATATTTATCAAATTTCTCATATAGATATCCATATCTAAATCAATAAAAAACTCTTGAGTAGAATAGTCTTTCTCTACTTTCCAAAAGGATCGTCCAATAATTGAAGCTTCATATTTTCCATTATCATTTTTCTTCAAGAAGACAACATAATTATGGTAAATATCAAACAATGGCTGACTGATTCTTCCAATGTTCCAATCAATATCAATTTCTTTGTGATTGTCGGTTCCATTTATAACTTTCAGGACTTTTACTTTTGTTACGCCATATACTTCATCAATTCGTTTCATTTCTTGAATTGATACAACAGCGACTAATTCAGTTTGTTCTATGAATTCACTCCAAGAAATATCAGCTATCTTTGCATTTACAGGAAAAGAGAAAATAATAATGAATGATAAAATTGCTAGAACTCGCACCAGAACTCTCCATAAAACATAACGCCGCATTAAGCGGTGAGTAATAGTTTGCTAAAATGTGAAACGAAGTGGAACCGAGCAAACTGTTACGAATCCGACTTTAATGCCTTGTATACAACTATTTAACCCTAGTGTAAGTAAATATATTTTTTGATGATAAGCTCTGGTAATTAAGGATACTTTCTGTGGCAGAAACTATTTGATAAGCATCATAATTGTAAGCATTATTAGGGTCTACAGGGTAGAACTCATCGTTTTCAATGGAACCTCTATACATTGTAAAATAAATACCTCCCGACACACCCCAGAAGCCAAATTCTTTTTGTATGTATTCTATCTCTGATTTTGAATTTAAAACTGTAAATTCAACAATGTACCGACTATCGGACTGCCTATCAATAATGGTTTTACGAGTTCCCCCTTCTTTGGTTGGTTGTGTCGACTCCCACTTACCTATAAATGCAGATCTTTGTTCTTCTTTATCTTGAGTTAAAGAAGGTTTTTCTGCCGATATCTCATTTGAAGCAGCTGAGCTAAAAGTAAGAAACATGACAATTATTATAATAAAATTTTTGATGAACACCGAACCTTCCCTAGTCGTACCAACGCCACATTAAGCGGCAAAAAATTGTTGGCTAAAATGTTGAACGAAGTGAAAACAGCCAACTGTTTTTTGTCCGTTTGAATGCCTTATAGCAGTATTTTAACCTGCTGCTACTTTTGTATTTTTAGGCAAACTTTCTCCGCACCACGGACAATTAGATATCATGTTACCACCAGCAACAACTTTTGCTGGAATCTCAACAAACCAAACAGATTCACCTCTAAGGTTTGTAAATTTAATATGGATATCTTCTTCTCCCGCTTCTTCTACGGAAGAAAACAACCCGATACAGCAATAACCTTTTATTCTTTCTAGTCTATTCATTTCGATTGAGTCTGATTGATGATGCCAATATTGCCTATACTGCTAACGCCCAATTAACGGGCTAAAAATTGTGTGCTAAAATGGAGCGCAGCGAACAGCCCACTGTTTTTAGTCCTGTTAAATTGCTTGTTAGCAGTACTAACCACCATAGGTTGAACAAAACTTAATTAGTGAATCAGCTGTTAAGTCTACTTTTTCATCAGGATGTTTTTCAAAAACTTTATAACAATTTAAGCCTAAAAGAATCTCTTTACGTAACTCAGGTATTGAAACAGCGTTATAAGTACAAGCATGAATAAACTGGAGTAGCTGGCTAATGATATAGCTATCTAGTTCATAGTTATTCAATATAAAAACTACACACTTTACTACAGGTGGCGTGCAAGAATAAGTAGTGTATTGATGGCAAGCCTGACCGAATAAAAAGTCATTTATTGCTTCATCTAGTAGATCTTCGTCACCACTGAGCAGATCATTTAAGAACTTTGGTGCATTTTCAGCCGAGCCATATGCTTGCTCTAACTCTTGCCAGTTATACTCATCAATTAAAGGTATAGTCATATTTTAAAGTACTGCTAACGCCCTGTTAAGGGGCAAAAAATTGTTTGCCCAAATGTTGAGGAACGAAACAGCAAACTGTTTTTTGTCCTGCTTGAACAGCTTGTTATGTAGCTACACACGTGACTTTATCAAAAACAGTTGCCTTAATAAGATCACATTTTTGAATACCATTTTCAATTTTTATTGCGTCACCACAACTGGTATTGCGAACAATAGGCTTACCATTATTGGGCTCAACAATTAATTTTTTAGTACCACAAAGTTCATTAGCTTTTTTATACCAGCTATCAAGTAACTCATTACCAATATCAGTTTGGCCTTTTGCCGTCACCAGAAAGACAGTACCACTTTTATTGGCACTTATTGTGAATTCAACATCTTCATTTGAGAAACAACTCAAACTAAAGAAATACATGATTAAGAATACAAAGCTTGATTTCATATTGCTACATAGACATAATGACTCCCCACGAGGTGCTAGCCTCCAAATTCGTGGGTTAGTAAAACCAGAGCCATAATTAGTGTGTTAAACAACTAAAACTGGAGGCTAGCATGAGTAAACATAACATAGTTTTTATTGGATTAGATACCCATAAAGTATCGACTGAAGTTGCACATATTGAAGACCAACGTGGCGCAAAAACGGTTCATCAAGGAAAAATTAAAACAACTAAAGCCGCAATCACTAAACTTGCTAGCCAATATCAATCTAAATATCCCAATGCGACATTGCATTTTGTTTATGAAGCAGGCCCCTGTGGCTATTGGATTTATCGACTACTGACGAGCTTAGGTCATTGCTGCTATGTCGTTGCGCCTTCGCTTATCCCTAAAAAGCCAGGGGATAAAGTAAAAACAGATAAACGTGATGCGATGAAACTGGCTAAGTTGCTTAAATCTGAAGACTTAACGCCTATTTATGTCCCTGAGCCTGAAGATGAAGCTATTCGTGACTTGTCCCGAGCACGCGAAACTGCCATGAAAGATTTAAAGGATGCTAAATACCAACTTAAAGGTCTGTTTTTACGTAATAACATTAGCACCAAGGTAAAAGATAACTGGTCAAATCAACATTTACGTTGGCTAACTGAGTTAGTTTTGCCGCATCCAAGCCAACAAATTGTACTGCAAGAGATGATACAAACCATTACCGAACGTATTAAGCGCGTTGAACGATTAGTTAATGAATTAGCACATCAAGCAAAACTATGGCGCTATTATCCAGTTGTTCAAGCATTGCAAGCGATGCGAGGTATTCGTTTTTTAGTCGCTGTAGGCACTATTGCTGAGTTAGGTGATTTAAGACGCTTTGACCACCCGAGAAAACTCATGGCTTATTTAGGATTAGTGCCCAAAGAAAACTCAAGTGGCGACAACCGAAAACAAGGTGCAATCACTAAATGTGGTAATGGCCGAGCACGGCGGTTACTCATTGAAGGGGCTCAAACCTATAAGCACAACGCAAACGTGTCAACCGAGCTACAAAAGCGGCAAGAAACACTGCCTAAGGTCGTTATTGATATTGCTTGGAAAGCCCAATTAAGGCTTTGCCGACGATACAAGCGCCTCATGCAACGCGGTAAGCATCGTAATATTGTTGTCGCTGCCATTGCCCGTGAAATGCTCGCTTATATCTGGGCGATATCACGAGAAGTAATATTAGTGCCTGTTGACCCAAGTACACGTATTTCAAGGGTACCCGCATAATCAAAAAGTGAGTGGTAAAAAATCAACAACATGAAAAAGAGCAAAGATTAAATGAGAAAAAGTTTTGAGTTAGCGCATGGAGTCAAGCATCGGGTGTGGCACAACCACCGAGGGCGTTAGGATGGCAATAGCCTAGCGGCTATTGAACCACGAGCATAGACTGAAATTAGGTGTCACGACGGAACAAGTAAGGTAGGCACTGTTAACCAATAAGTTAATAATCCACGAATATCAGCATGATAACCGACGAAATTACTTGCTTCATTCTATGTGTTAACTCACTCAACTTGAAAAGAGAAAAAATTATGGCTCGAAAAAAAGCAGGATATTTTACGGTTTAACTTGACGTGGGGAGTCATACCAACGCCTCATTAAGAGGAAATTTATAGTTGGCTAAAATGTTGAACGCAGTGAAAACAGCCAACTGTAAATTTTCCTGCTTTAATGACTTGTTATATACCTTTACCACCAAACCCCTTTATTGATTTATATAGCCTATGCCCTGAAAGTAAAACTAAAATAAGTATTACTACCCAAAAACCAATAGGATCTTCGGTGAGGTTATAATTTCCCATTTTTGCAGCATTACCAATAGAGCCTTTTGATATCCCTGATATTGCCAGAAATGCAAAAACTAAAGATAGAAATAGATTACCCCATGCCCATTGAATAGTTTCTGATTCTTTCTTTGTCATTTTTTTGGACGATTTTTTAAAGCCACCATTTTGTATACGAATAGCAATTTGTTCTTCGATAATTTTGACACGCTCAGGATAAGCATTTTCATCAATGTTCTCTCTGCAATCCCTCAACTCTGATAGGGTATATTTAGTGTAATCTACGTCCATGCTTACCTAGGTATATAACGCCCGCTTAAGCGGAAAAATATAGCTGGCTAAAATGTTGAACGGAGTGAAAACAGCCAGCTGTATTTTTTCCGTTTGAAGCGCTTGTTATGAATACTACCCTCGCAATTGCGACGTTATAGAAGCTTTAATTGATTGCTCATAATCACCAACTAGATCAAGACAAACTTCTTTTGTACAATAAGAAACAAACTTTTGAGGATTGCCTTTCGAGTCCATTGCTGATATCTCATAAAGTGTATATGACTTAAATTGACTTTCATTAACAATAACATCGGTTGAGCTTCGTTTAAAGTCGGCGACTAAATCTAAATCATTTAAGCGAAAATCCATGAAATATTTTCCACCTTCTGAATTCTTGCAAGTATAGAGAACCGAAGCCTTTTCTTCTAGCAAGTTTGCTTTCGCTTCGCAGTCTATAGATAAAACTAATTTATCAGGAAGTATTTTTACAACAACTCCTTTTTCTGACTTTGCAGAGGAGTTAAAAGTAATAAGTATTAATATTATGCCTAAAATTTTCATGGAACCATCCTTTGTATTTATAACGCCCCACTAAGAGGCAAATAATAGTTGGTTATAATAGAGAGCGAAGCGAACAAAACCAACTGTTATTTGTCCTGCTTGAGTGGCTTGTTATGTGCCTTTTTTATGCACCACTTTTGGAATTTCTAGATCGAATGTTTCAATGAGAGACCTTGATACTTTAATTGTTAAAATATCTGGGTACTTTTCATTACAACACTTTGGTGCATCCTTTGAATTACGGCTAATAGAATCAAAAGAGACACCACATAAATGAGAAATAACATCCCCGTTTTTTAATTTATATTTATTTAGGATATTTGAAGGTTTTAAATCTCTTAGTTTCCAACCAATTGTTTTAAAACCAGTTTTATTTGAGTGCCTGTAAGGTGATACCTGACCAGAAAACAAATAATTATATTCTTTAAGTGCATCCATAGGTGTATAGCACTCTTTTGTTTCTCCGTAACTGAAAGTACAGAAAACTGATAAAGACAATAACAGTAGATATTTCACGGCACCTCCAATGGCACATAACGCTTTGCTAAGCGGCTAAAAATAGTTGGCTATAATTTGCGAGGAACGAGCACAGCCAACTGTTTGTGTCCGTTTAAGCAACTTGTTAGGGCTAAATTTTCACAAACCTACGAGGTACACTTTTTACTTTTATTACCTGCTCCCAACACTCACTCAATTCTGTTTTGGTGATAAAAGCACTCAAACTAAGTGATTGAGATAACTGAATGATTAAGTCAGAAATGCCTGCGTAATATGCGGATAAAGTCTGAGGCAAAACCATCATTCGCGAACTTGTAATAGTATCGTATACAAGCATCTCACCGCGCCCTAGAGAATAGCTATCACATAGTGCAGCATATTTTCTATGAGTGAATGATGAAAGTGATTGATAATACTTGGTTCTCTCCGCCTTTGCCTCCTCACCATCAGTTTTTAACAGATGATCTCTAGATACGCTATGAGGTATGAATTCGTTATTGAACCATTTAGCTAATTTATTCTCAGCCTTAGTTGTCCCTGAACGAAAAAAAGTTAATAAGTCGATACTTTCAATAACGTCTCTAAACAGCCTTGCCGTAATTCTATGTTTTTTACATTCAAGGTTAACTAGGGCTTCAATTAGGGAGTCTACAGCGTCTGTTAATAGCATCCACTCTGCTTTTTCCAAGCTTGTATCAGATTTTTTGTAGTGCATGTTTTTCTTCATCAGAATTTCAAAAAACTTTTCAAGAAGAGAACTTGCCTCTAAAGCAAACTGCTCATTGGCTTCCCATTCATATGGATTCTTAAATGCTTCTTGAGGATTTCTACCCCAGATAAAACTCGCCATGCTGATCCTTTAGCCCTAACGCCCCACTAAGAGGCAAATGATAGTTGGTTATAATAGAGAGCGAAGCGAACAAAACCAACTGTTATTTGTCCTGCTTGAGTGGCTTGTTATATTGCCTTACTCACCGAACAGACTTTCAAGATTATTTAATGGCGTTTCATCAACAACAACTTTTGATTTAGAATCTTCTCTTAAGCCCCTTATAGCTGAAATGACAACTAAAACACGCTTCTTTTTAGACAAAAAGAATTCTTGATTCTCTTGCAAAGTGGCTGCAAAAGCAATCTGTTCTAATTCCATGTTAGTTTTTTTATCAATAAGGGTTAAGGCTGAAAGTTGATCTTCATCGTTTGAATCTAAAGTAGACCTGATAAGGTTAATCATTTCCAAGTTACTAAGTTGCTCTTCAAGAGTAACTCTGGTTTTGAAGATTGAATCAAAAGCTCCTGAAGTGAGCATTTCTTGAATTTGTGTTTTAGGAATGCATTCATCATTTGCATTAACAAACGATGAAAAAAGTAAAATTATAATAAAGGCTTTAATATTTCTCATGAGCATCCTTGGCAATATAACGCCCAAATAACAGGCTAAGTAATGGTTGGCTAAAATTGTGTAGCGAAGCGAAACGTAGCCAACTGTTACGTGTCCTTGTTTATTTTCTTGTTAGGTGTTTTTTACTGGCGGCCAAGGCCTTAGCTGATTTACAACTTGAGACTCGATAGACCAATCCGCTGGCTTTACTTTTGAGTTAAACCAAATGCAACCAGCACTTACCCAATTATCAAAAAATTGAATATTGTCATCGTATCCAAATTCACAACCACAACAATTACATATATCGTATGAGCAGCGTAACTCCGAGACTGAATCATAACTTTCATCAGACTTAAACCCACAAACTGGGCAATGATTTATTGGCATGCTGACGAAACACCTAACGCCCACTTAAGCGGACAAAAATTGTTGGTTAAAATGTGAAGCGAAGCGGAACCTAACCAACTGTTTTTGTTCCGTTTGAAGTGCTTGTTATATGCCCATTAACGCTGGCCATATTTGATAAATAAAAAAACAATAGCCTACCATTAACAAAGAGGTTAAAACTAAAAACAAAGTATCTGTAGGGTGAAAGCGACTAACCCTACAGTCTGATATAGCTTTGATTAATAAATAAGGTGATGCAATTATTAGGAGTACATTTATGATTCCTAATAGAGCAAGCAATGGCTCCCAAATTACAGAGGAACTATGCAATAGATGCCACGAAAAAGGAAGAATAACGCTTAGTAAAATCAACCAACGATAGTGCATGAATCCTCTGGGCATATAACGCCCGCTTAAGCGGAAAAATATAGCTGGCTAAAATGTTGAACGGAGTGAAAACAGCCAGCTGTATTTTTTCCGTTTGAAGCGCTTGTTAGTTGCTTGGTTATTAAAAGCACTAATTTTACAACAAGTTACCATATTTAAGGGATAGTAGGAAGAACCAATAAATGCTTCCGCAATAAACACCTAAACGTAAAATTTGAGCCTTAACAATAAAAGCTATTTAACCTGTAAACTATGCAAGGCGAAAACTGGGGTGGGCAAAAAAGAAGTGAATACTTAAAGGCACTTCCATTGCCAAACCAAAGATTGAACCAAGTACAAAAGATTAAGATAAGCGCTGAACTAGCAAATAAATTTAGATAATTTACTGCGGACAACTAACGCCCTGTTAACAGGCAATAAAATAGTTGGCTAAAGTTAGCGACGAAGGAGAAAAAGCCAACTGTTTTTTGTCCTTGTTTAACAGCTTGTTAGCCATTTATGCCTTCAAACAATTAGTAACCTTATTACTTTTAATGTTCTTGGTAGTTAATCTACTTTGATTTGACTCAACAATTATGGATTCAGCGGTTTTCGTTGTTGAATTCACGGATTTAATAATATCTTTCATCACCTTGATATCAGGCATTTTTTCATAATCAGAGATAGAGACAAGCCTTTCCTCTAATAATACTTC is from Colwellia sp. Arc7-635 and encodes:
- a CDS encoding IS110 family transposase, with protein sequence MSKHNIVFIGLDTHKVSTEVAHIEDQRGAKTVHQGKIKTTKAAITKLASQYQSKYPNATLHFVYEAGPCGYWIYRLLTSLGHCCYVVAPSLIPKKPGDKVKTDKRDAMKLAKLLKSEDLTPIYVPEPEDEAIRDLSRARETAMKDLKDAKYQLKGLFLRNNISTKVKDNWSNQHLRWLTELVLPHPSQQIVLQEMIQTITERIKRVERLVNELAHQAKLWRYYPVVQALQAMRGIRFLVAVGTIAELGDLRRFDHPRKLMAYLGLVPKENSSGDNRKQGAITKCGNGRARRLLIEGAQTYKHNANVSTELQKRQETLPKVVIDIAWKAQLRLCRRYKRLMQRGKHRNIVVAAIAREMLAYIWAISREVILVPVDPSTRISRVPA